The window GCAAGAAGATAGTTCGTTACCTTGAGATTTGACAACGCAGCAGCTGTTGCATATGCATTATCCGACGTCAGAGCATTGGCAGGCGTCGCCCATGCATTCGTACCAATAGAAGTATTATTTGCTGCCAAGGTAGGGCTGTTCGGTCCTGAGGTCGCAGCATTTACAGTGGCTGGAACGGCAAGAGCAAAGACAAGGATAAGGGCAATTGCTGCCATGAGCATTATCCCGAGATGAGAAGACTGCCTAAGCTGACGCTGATTATCAGCGCCTTTTCTCTTCTGACCTTCATTTTCATAAAGTCCTCTCATGTCAGCCCTCACCTCTCTTCCGATCATCGAAGTATTTTGTCTCATTTCAGATTTCATCCCGCCATGTATCCTGTATCTGCGCGCGTTCATAGTTCCCCCCACCTTATGGCAAACTCGTATGGCACGAGTTACAGGTTATATTTATGGCGCCCCATGTCACCGAGTTTCCGTTATGACATGCCACTGAACTGCATGACTTGCTTCCCGGATTGTACGATGCTGCAGTCTTGGATCCGTCGGAGGAAGTAATGCCTCCCTTATAACCATTATTTCGGAGCCAACTGTTGTTCAATTCAGTAACGCTTGTTATGTCATCTCTGATCTGTGCCTTTGAATTAATGGTTCCCGCAGCAAACCCAACATCAGGAGTTCCATTGATATGGGTCGTTGATAAGGCATCAATGCTCATAGTCCCCTTTGAAGGTGAGGTATGGCAAGAGGAGCATACAGTATTCAGATCGTTACCGACAGTCGACACCGTTGAGTTATGACAGGTCTGGCAGTTAATTGTGGTTGATGTGGCATCAGTTCCATGGGCATTCTGCCTCAGGCTAGCATCTTTGCTCAAACCGGTTGTTCCGGTAAAAACATTCTTATAATGGATACCGACAAAGTGGCCGCCGACAACGCCCATGCCCATGTAATTTGGATTATAGTGCGAAAGAGACCCGGGCTTTCCGCCGCTGTTCGGTGAGTTTCCGTGACAGTTGGCACACTTGTCTCCGCTAAAGGCTCCGCCATACCAATCAGGTGTTGTCTGATATCCATATCCTGTGCCGTCGTCATAGCCGTTGCTATGGCAGTATATGCTTGAGCAGATTACACTGACCCCTGTATTCTGAGTATAAGCCTCTGGCGCTGCATTTTTCGCCTTTACTGTCCCAGATGCAGCAACATCATACGCATCAAAATTCAGATTCTTAATTCCATTCATATGCGTAGCAACTGTACTGGGGTGGCAATACCCGCAGCCAAACTTGGGATTACCGCTCACATAGCTCACCCCGTAGAACCAGACCTCACCGTAATTATTCAGGGACAGCTTCTTGCCTGCAAGTATAGTCGTGACATCAACATGCTTTTGATGCGTTAAGCTGAGGTTCGCATTCGTATGGCAGTCTGAACAGTTATCTGCCCCACCATCCATTGTTCCATTGATATGTTTTGTCACATCGACAAATCCGGTTCCAGCGCTATTCACATGGTCGTGGCAGATAATACAGGATGTCGGTCCCGCACCATTATGAGCTGCAATTGCTGCCGGCGGATAGCCATGACATTGCGCACAGTCATGTAATGGATCGCCGGTCAGGTAGCTTGTATCATTCCAGGACGGCGTCCTGTTTGCGCCATCGGATGTTCCCTTTGGCATGGCACCGCCATGACAGTAGGTCGTTGAACACTGACCAGCCGAATATACAGGAGAAATACTCCCTGTCTTTGCAAGACTGCCAAAGGTAAGTTCAGCCGGAAGTGCTGAATCTATATGGCCGGCCTCAGTCACTGTTGCCGGAACCTTATGACACTCATTACAGGCAACAGGGTTAGCTATATTACTCAGCGCCCGGAGATGCGTCTGATGCGCGCCTACTACGCTGCCTGTTGCAAGGGTATTACCAGCAGTATCAGCAGGAGGAGCCTTAGCATAATCAGGAGCAACACCTATCGTCGGTGTTCCGTGACATTTTGTGCATGTATCGATTCCCGTCAAATCTGTACCCCACTGCGGAGATATTGTCCCATGACAGAATACTGTCGAACATGTGCCGTATCCATTACCGGGTGCGCCGGCCTGTGAGTATGAGCCGGCACCGCCGGCCTGCGCTGCATTGAATTCAGTATCAATGCTGCCGTCAGCATGTTTAATAGTGCCAGACCCTGCATTCGTATGACAGGTCGCACAGTTATAGCCTGCCACACTCAGATGTTGGGTATGGCTGCCTGATGTCATTGGTGACGCATGACAACTTCCACAGGTAGTTGCTGCTCCACCCCATGAAGGCGTTTTATAATCTGAAGTTCCCGCAAGCATCGGCGCTCCACCACTTCTCTGCCCTATACTGTGACAGTACACCGTTGCACAAGTTCCATATCCGTTTCCAGGCGTATTTGGCGTCTGGCTATATGATGCGGAATTACTGAAAGGATCAGCGTTAAATGCTACTTCGATAACAGCATTC of the Nitrospirota bacterium genome contains:
- a CDS encoding CxxxxCH/CxxCH domain-containing protein encodes the protein MKKILILIGILLVGLAVSVHAQVLDAPHNVSSTMICADCHNIMPNPYNDSVCLSCHNNDTGSGYSKNSAPKVLTHSSTNTSNKYGIWERDCIACHFRQAAGSHGQLQRISYGTQTYLVTGTVTSVATNPDGSTTYGYNNKVVNNAAWTDAATWGKKSANAAGGTERGLIFYKTPISGTPVAGKIVSATDTSITVTGNPGAVSVGNTFALIYGQFVRTSVLGADNVNKVVKFFSNTGQNSFAYDESLTGTDPTPNGICQVCHTLTEHWRADGSRSAQGVHASQNGANCVTCHKHEEGFQAAGCNTCHGFPPINATAGGPDGLVSSPAATGSITAGAHNRHFNGLGIDCADCHYNSRGSGPTHNDGTIQAVTIGFSLFSGAIQGGSYDGQSGVDYNYTGTSTVSNTGTMQCGNLYCHSTGQGSNGGALTSGDYKTPTWTGSVVCGDCHKAVMDSGSHTAHIGAPLSKTCSECHKNAGEGTASHANAVIEVAFNADPFSNSASYSQTPNTPGNGYGTCATVYCHSIGQRSGGAPMLAGTSDYKTPSWGGAATTCGSCHASPMTSGSHTQHLSVAGYNCATCHTNAGSGTIKHADGSIDTEFNAAQAGGAGSYSQAGAPGNGYGTCSTVFCHGTISPQWGTDLTGIDTCTKCHGTPTIGVAPDYAKAPPADTAGNTLATGSVVGAHQTHLRALSNIANPVACNECHKVPATVTEAGHIDSALPAELTFGSLAKTGSISPVYSAGQCSTTYCHGGAMPKGTSDGANRTPSWNDTSYLTGDPLHDCAQCHGYPPAAIAAHNGAGPTSCIICHDHVNSAGTGFVDVTKHINGTMDGGADNCSDCHTNANLSLTHQKHVDVTTILAGKKLSLNNYGEVWFYGVSYVSGNPKFGCGYCHPSTVATHMNGIKNLNFDAYDVAASGTVKAKNAAPEAYTQNTGVSVICSSIYCHSNGYDDGTGYGYQTTPDWYGGAFSGDKCANCHGNSPNSGGKPGSLSHYNPNYMGMGVVGGHFVGIHYKNVFTGTTGLSKDASLRQNAHGTDATSTTINCQTCHNSTVSTVGNDLNTVCSSCHTSPSKGTMSIDALSTTHINGTPDVGFAAGTINSKAQIRDDITSVTELNNSWLRNNGYKGGITSSDGSKTAASYNPGSKSCSSVACHNGNSVTWGAINITCNSCHTSLP